GACTTTTGTTCCTTGGAGAGTGCTGGAGGAGACATTGCATGAGCATGTGGTGCCGTGACTCTCATTTCAAGTAATCTGTTCCCTACAGGATGATAATTGGAGCTGTGTCCACAATCTCGACTTAAAGTGTGTTTTCAGTGGTTGTAAACAGCAAAAAATCTTCTCCTTGTTTATAGTCCTGTTTATGAAATTCAAGGACAGAATCTTAAGGTACAATAAAACAAGGACAGTGTCCAGACTAGAGAGCTCACAATTATATTTCTGCTCTGCTAATGATGTGGTTCTCTTGGCATCATCGCTTCAAGGTCCAAACCTGCACTGTAGCAGTATGCAGCAGCAGAGGGTGAAGCCCCAGacatttcttcatctttttgcTTTAAACTGACTTTATGGTACACACTTTTTGCAAGTGCTGATGAAAAAGATGTTTACTTCATTGTATTATGAGTTCAGACATGTTGCACTTCAGATATCTGTTTGAGCTTTCTAGTCTCTTATTTCCAATATAACCCCTAGCATCATTCAATTTTTTATCCCATCATTGCTTAGTCtattgacagaaaaacaaaatgtgcaaCTAATCCATCACTTCTTGTTTCCCAGCTCACTGTGTTTCCcacatttattttgctgtgtgTACAGACTTTGACCGATGGTCCTATGGTAAATTAGAGATGATAAAAACAGTTGCATGGGTGACTGAAATTCACAATTTATGATTAATAGGCGAAACAATTCAGAAAGAGACTGAAACAACCTGCATCTTAATCATGACCATAGTCTTAAATTGGAGCCCTAAATCTAACCTAATCAATTCATTACCGGCTCATTGTTCCAACGTAGTGCAGCAATATTTTGCCATCCTCTAAAATCAAGCCCGCTGTCTCTGTGATCTTGCAGTCACAAATTGTGCCACAATTCAGACATTTTGTCACTGCCAGACTGCTGTGTTGTTAAATTATGCAAATCAACTGGCATTGTATCCTGCGTGTAAAAAAACATCTCCGGACTGAATAACAGAACAGCACCAGTGGTACAACAGAAGTATTGCAGAGGCCAGAatcaagcacaaacacaaaatgtgccGCTTCTCTCCTTGAGCATTTGCAGATTTGTGATATATGTGTATGAGGAACAACACCAATTTAATGCACTGCACAGAGATTTATTACCTGTTGGGTGCCATTTATTGTGCACCATGTAATTTTCTATAGTATGCTTAAAGTAATTGGCTTTTAATGAGTCATTAACACAGCATGTGGTATTTAAAGTATCAAGATCCAAGTTTTAACTGCGCTTGATTTTTCTGTGCAAAGCCTAttaaacaaagattaaaattcCAAACAAGCTATGCTGAAATTTTAATGCAATCTGTCATCCCTTAATGCCATCTTAGAATGTTCAACTCGTAGTATCCATTATAATTTCTCATGCTTGACATCAAATGTCAGTTTCGACAAGACACTGCCACGTAAAATCACAGAAACAATGGTGGAAACTGGCATTTGATGAAATCAACTTTCAATGACCAATTACAGGAACTTTTGACACGAAGAACACAAATGTACATATAAAGCACAAATACTGCTTCTTATCTTCAAAGAAACCTTGAATGTTTAGaaaaataatatactgtacatttcctGTTATTTTCACTACTATAAGACTAGCATCGCCCTGCCATAACCAGAGATGAGACAGAATTGCATGCCAGTAAACCACAAATTAAATTGGACTCTTTTCAAACGGATTCCAGTTTACATGTAGTGCTGTATGGTAAACAGATGGATTTGGCTGAAAAAGGAGTTGCATAGTTTCACAGCACAAAAATCATACAAGCCCCCCCTCCATCTGGTGgtaggagggagaggaggaggggtgtgtgtgtgcgtgtgtgtgtgtgttctaattGCTGGAGCTCAGCTAGTCCTACTTGCAAGATCTCGTCTCCGCACCTTTTTTATACAAGATAATTTGGGAGCAACAGAGAGCTCCATGAAGCCTTACTCTTCTGTTGTTAACTCGCATAAtccctctctcccctccctGCAAGTGACACTGTCTGCACACCCACTCCTAAcgaaaaaaaagagagcgacagagagagaaagagagagatagagagagcgagagagagaaaggagggggGTGGGATGAGGGAGAGACTGAGAAGCACATAAAGCCAGTCTGTTTTCAGCTCCCAGTTTTCTGTAGCTGCTCTGCCAGACAGCACTCTCCCATCAACCGTCACACACCGTCAAACAGTTATTCTCACTCTCCGACAGCAGACAACACCAGTTcgtttttttttcagctgcatCCACACAACAAGACTCCAAAAGATTTGAGAAAGACAGACTATTTGTCCTGCGGACACACCAGCTCTGAGGAGGCTGGGCTGAGACTGGAGCAGGTGACTGGAGAATGGAATGGAACCTCAGAAGGATGGAAAGTGAACTGAGGCATATCAACCCGGATCTGCTGCAACCCAGCAAAAGCTTCAAGAAACCCTCCTCAGGCACTATTACCATCAACGTTGGGGGGTTCCTGTACACCGCCCACCGGACCACCCTTGCGAAGTACCAAGGTTCTTTTTTGGAAGAGTTGGCCAATGGTAAGAAGCCAGTTCAGCATACCGATTCCATGGGCAACCCATTCATTGATAGAGATGGACCAGTTTTCCGGCATGTGCTGAACTACCTCAGAACTGGAGAGCTCCAGCTGCCGGATGATTTTCGGGAGGCAGGGCTCCTGCGCAGGGAGGCAGATTTTTATCGTTTGAGTGAACTGGTGGAAGCCGTGATTGAATGGGAAAACCAGAGGGCAGCTCAACGGGAGGCTGCATTTTTGGAGGTGACTGATAGCCATGAGAGGTCGCAGGGTCTCAAGGTGTATTGCAGTGATCCTACCTTCATCGAGAAGGTTAAAGGGCGGCTCGTGCAAATCTCCAAAAGTCGCTTGGATGGCTTTCCAGAAGAATTCGAGGTGTCATCCAACGTGATCCAATTCCGACACTTCATCAAATCAGAACCAGGCTCTCGACTTGTACTGAAAGAGGACAGCACATTCTTGTGCACACTTGACTGTCTGAAGCTAGAGACAGTGATGTTAGCACTGAGATCTGGCTTTAAGCTGGTTACCAGCCTCGACAGCAGCAAAGGCTCAGTGGTGGCAGCTGAGGCCTTGCATTTTGTCAAATAGTTCTGAGCGTGGCAGAAGGGGAATAGAGCAGTGCCTGGTTCAATATACACCCTGATAATGTAAGGTATTGGTATGAATAGCTCATGATATgtaatgaattttaaatgtatCACAGGGTAGGAGAAGAAGTGGGTTGTGCCGTCTCAGTTTGTATCTTTACTGCACAATGATAGCTGCCAACCACAGGATTTGATGAATCTAGGGTGACATTGGTTGATTGCACAAGGATTATCAAGAGCAAGGTATTTTACTGTCAACCTTTAAGTGCTAAGCTACAACAAATAGACTTCAAAATGATTCAAACAAGCTTAGCACATCTGACGTCTAAATTTCATTCAATGATACATCAATCCAAAAGTAACAGTCTAGTCACTGCTTCCATAACAAAAAGTGGGGAAAGATTAGTAAACGTCAGTTCAATTTTGTCTTTACAAAAGAACTGCTTCTGTCACCTTGTCAACGGCTGCAAAAGCCTTAAAAAGTCCAGCCGTGACGTGCACTGTTGTGCCATACAGCTTTTACTAGATTctatgtgtgcctgtgtgtgtgtgtgttgttatacACTGTGTGCTATTGGTTTAATAGTCTGTGTTTAGTTTACTAGCCTCTATGGAGCCTAAAGGGAAAATCACAACACATTCATCATTGTTATGGATGGACTAACAACCTTCACATCCGAATCAGACTGAAGCAAAATAAACTGTTTCTCAGATCATAATAACTGGTTGGGTTTGAGAGCAAAAGAATCATAAAAATGTAAGGGCTTTGAATCTAGCATGATGCATGTGCACTAAATGAACTGTGTTTGTTAGTGCTGTGAGCCTCTGTGAAGTCAGTGCCACAATAATGCCTATTACTTTTCAATGTGAATACTTTACAAATAAAGTGACACTGAAAGTACTGTTAAGTGTTTTGATGCTTGGAGTAGTGTTCGATGCTGAGAAGTTGTTTTGCATCAATTATTTGCTGCAACGTCAACGCAAGACAGGATTTTGTGAAGCTTTTACTTTCCACGATGTTGTGACACAAAGATGACACAGAGACAAAGTTGTCACTCTATTTAAATAAACCAAAACACTTCACTTTGCATAGGATCTATCATGTTACAATTCACTACAAGGGTTAAAGACCATTCTTTTAACATTCAGGGATCTTTATTCACATAATCTATCAATGATAATCTATTTTTATGCCATCAACTCTATCGATGAATActcatttgggtttttttctcatctcaagatgatcacaaaataatttgatggattattttaaaatatacttgTCCTTTCAGAAGCTAATCAGAGGCAAAACATTAATGACtcaaaaatgttcatatttgGTAATCCCAAAAGTAGCACGGAAAGCAGATATAAGTAATATTTCTATTGGTTTTAAGACAGACTTTGTATGTgtactaaaaatataaatttcaaCATATTCACATTTGTTATAGGGTATTTCTTGTGGCATACCTTACCTCTCCAAATGTCTTCCAAATCTGTTCTTAGCTTTCTGTGTACTTCTGTTGACACATGACCAAACACCTGCcattataaaaattgcataTATCAACAATTTCAAAGGGAACCATGGTCATTAAGAAGGAACGGACATCTTCAATGTTCCAACAACAACTAATATTACAcatcaaacatgcaaaaaaaagaaaaaaaacgcaaataaatgctgcaaacaaaacaaagaaactcTACTTCATATTTTAGTTGTGTCCATATCATCTCCACACAACTGAGCATGTTGCTTTGGTGtttctgtcattaaaaaaaaaaaaacctgtcctCCTTTGACTGTGAAACACCACATTTCATTGACAATATGCTTACACATGCTGTGTTCGTAGACTTTTTGCAGTTGGTGTGAAATCGTCCTCAGTGATATTGGTAATCAAGATTAAGTTACCACAATTGGAACCTGTCCACCATTGCTGCATCAGATTATTGTAACATAGTCTCCATGAAGGCAAAAATGCGCTGctgaagcaaaacaaaatatgGCAGTGAAGTGTGATCATTTTACATTCTGGGGTGATCTGGTGCAAAAGACGAGCTTGACCATGTTCTTCAACCTGTAGGTCCATCTATACTTAGAGAATCACTTAATGCCTCTgcattaaaacagattttaatttaaaaaaacacactcagCTCTGCTCTCACCTGCTTTACAAACATTTGTCCTGTCACCACAATGCAGCAACTCCATCTAAATCGGCCTTCAGAGTCCATTCATACCCTCCCAGCTCCATTTAAGTTATTTGGTATTCTGAAAGTAGGCCGGTCTGTGAGATAAATCTCACCATTTTCCCTGAAGGAGGAAAATGGTGAGAGTGCACCCTGAGATGCGTCATCACCAAGTACAGTTACTCAAGTTCTGTTTGACTTGTGCTTGTACTTTGTAATCCTTGGTTATTTGCCTATTTTTAATTCCCTTATAGCTTTGGTCTAaagtttaacaaaaatatttgtgtatatAAAAGAATGATTTTTGAagagttttatatatatatatatatatatatatatatatatatatatatatatatatataaatttatatatttaaatttatatatataaatatacatatataaataaatatgtatacaaatatatatgtatacaaatatataatatatattttttttatatatacacatatatataatatatgtataatatatatacacacacacacacacacacacacatccacacaagaTTTTTCTATGTATTAATTGATGAACAACAAACTTATAAATGAGTCTTTAGATGTTTACCTTATTTATCAAATAAAAGCTTCTTATTTTGATCAACATCTGTTTATCTCATGATCAACTGATGTTAATTTTGATTCACCCCCAAACGAAACCAGACTTGTGGACAAGTgcaaatcaatgaatgaatgtcacgTATAAGTGATTATACAGTGTCACAATGAAGGCTGATTTTAGTGTTCCAGTAGTTCTAGCAGTGGGTGATTAAGCTGGAGTCAAAGCAAACGTGAAGGAGGAGAAGCATCAAGATCCATTTAGGAAAGATAATTCCAAACACATAAAAGCATTAATCTCCTTTTAGAGTTCATTCAAAGCATAAGATCCGTTGATGCAAAATTGCCCGTTACTGCCGAGCTGCTTTGACCACCTTACCAAACATACCAACAGTCAGCCACCTATGCAAGCATCTCTGACAGGGTGGCCCAGCCTCCATGGTGAATGAGATGATGTGCTACAGCAGACAATGTCAGACCTGCTGCCACCACCCCCGTCATGACTCATACATTCACATTAAACTCTGACATCAGGCAGACCTCATTCTCAGCCCACTCCTCACAAACAGCATGCATCACACACGTCACGCTGTAACAGAGGAGGTAGGCTCAGTGAACCGCCACTGTTCACTTAACCCTGGTCCTTCAATGTATCCTGTTACTTTGTATTtcttgtgatgatgatggtgactgATGATGTTTACTGGTCAGTTTGATCTACATCATCTTTGGGTGATTGAAGCAGGAAGAGATGAGAGAAGGAGGATGATAGAGTTTAACAGCAGTGAGAAAATGTCAAGTCATGCTGCCGTCATTAACAGTCTCTTCTAATCAGTCTTTTCACCTGTTACCAAGTAAATTCGGCTTATATCATAATCAAAAACTCCCCATTTAACACACAGTTCCGCATGATGCCTCAGGCGTGTGGAATGCTAAACCACAAATACCCAAGAAATATCCCACAGATTTTTATCATAAAATTGCAGAAAGTGAAGCAATGCCAGGAGAGCGAGGGGAAGAGATGAAGCGATGAAGAAGGGGACAAGAATGGCCAGACTCATTTCACTTCCACTCTCAGCTCAGACAAAGGAAGCATCAGCAAGAGGAAAAAGATGAGAAGCCAAAAGGCTGGAGGGCACAAAGTAACAGAGTATAGAAAAATTGATAATAATACATTAAGATATTTTTACTTTGAAGCAGCGAAGACCAGAGTTTTTGAATCCGACATTAATATTTTCCTAGTATTGAAAGGAAAATTATCCTGACAGTTAAAAATTGTGATCAGAATTAAACATGTAGCAATAATTTTCAATATCTAAAGACCTAATAAATtgaacaaacaacaataacaacattgGCTCTTAGTCTGCTGTAGTCTATCCCAAAGGTTCCTTTATATTGAATTCAGGACACTATGCAAGCCAGTCAAGTTCTTCAGCACCAAACTCATTCATGTCTTTTGGATCTTGCTTTGTGCACCAATGTGCAGCCATGTTAGAACAGGAAGGGGGCATCTCCAAAGTGAACCTCTAATTTTAGGAGCATGACATTGTCCAAAACTTCTGTATATGCTAAAGCATTAACTTCCTTTCACTGAAACTAAGTGGACGGGCTAAACTCCCGGAAAAACCATCCTGCATCACTGTCCCCCTCCATTAAACTTTACACTTGGAGCAATGGAGTCAGACAAGTACTGTTCTCCTGGCAACAACCAAACCCAGACTCATCCATCAGATAGCCAGATGAAGTGTGATTTGTCAGTCCAGAGAACAGGTCTCCTCTGTCCTACTGTTCAGTGGTGACAAGAATTACACCACTGCATCTGACGCTTTTGCATCGTGGATGCAAGGCTTGGATGCAGCTCCTCGGCCATGCAAACCCATTCCATCCATGTCTACACACTGTTTTCGATCtaatatgaaaatgacaggAATTCATGAATCATCATTTATCATTATGACATAACATTTACAAATGTTTACAAATGTTTGTAGAAGTAGTTTGCATGCCTATAGTGGAATTTCATTATTGGACAGCTGAGCAGATGCTTTTGATGATAGAGTATACTTTGGGCTCTGGCAGAATCTCAGCCTTAACTTTTAAGATCCATGTGGAGCAACCATTAAGCAGACCGAAGGTCAGAAATTGATTTTTGCATATAAACATATTAGTTTTTTCTTAAGCGTGGAAAAACtataatgcaataaaaaaatgttgtctACACTTGATCATGGGGATATTGTTTCTTTGCATGTCTCTCCCTCTACATTAAATCCTCTTGACTGTTTATCACACCGCCTTACACTTCATCATAGGTGATACATTCCTTGCTCATCATCGTACCCTATATGAAAAGGTGTGATGATGCTCTTTGGCAGACAGAAGGGAGCAACAATGCTGTTCCTTCATTATGGGGCCCTACAAAAAAGTTAGTTGAATTCAAATATAGTATCTATGGTATCAGGTTAAAAGACAGTTGTACCTCCTGCTCACACAGAAATAAGTTTGAATATAATTTAcaccaaatgaaataaatcagtaGGTAGTTTTTGAAGCTTAACAGTTTAAAATATTatataggtagtcctcaacttacaatcGACTGAAAATTTGGAAATACGAACAAACATGCGTCGTCATATCCACAAGAAGCCACAACCTCTGCCAAGCAGCAGAGGTTGTGGCACTACTCATGACAAATCCCGAATAACCCTGAAAGGTAGATATAGAAACAATATGTATGCATTTTAATGATTACGTTTTTATTCTAATGTATTGTATCAGTAACATTATGTGGTTATATCAGTTTTCTAGCGATTTTAAGAATCCAATATTTGCGGCAGACTAATGTAAAGTCAAGAGAAATGACGTACGCTTGactatttttatgtgtatttttttaaaccgacgTGTGCTCTATAAAATATATTCTATTATACAGCAATGGCCAAAGAACAAAACTAGGACACACTGCAGAATGATCAAAAAGGACTGAAGACGATCtccagcagagga
This window of the Antennarius striatus isolate MH-2024 chromosome 12, ASM4005453v1, whole genome shotgun sequence genome carries:
- the kctd4 gene encoding BTB/POZ domain-containing protein KCTD4; protein product: MEWNLRRMESELRHINPDLLQPSKSFKKPSSGTITINVGGFLYTAHRTTLAKYQGSFLEELANGKKPVQHTDSMGNPFIDRDGPVFRHVLNYLRTGELQLPDDFREAGLLRREADFYRLSELVEAVIEWENQRAAQREAAFLEVTDSHERSQGLKVYCSDPTFIEKVKGRLVQISKSRLDGFPEEFEVSSNVIQFRHFIKSEPGSRLVLKEDSTFLCTLDCLKLETVMLALRSGFKLVTSLDSSKGSVVAAEALHFVK